The sequence below is a genomic window from uncultured Methanobrevibacter sp..
GCGTCTTCCTGTTGTTTTCGAAGCCATGAATATGTTAAAATTTGCTGTTCATGATTTTCCCAAGGGTTATTGATTCTGTCAGGGCTTTCTGCAGCAGGTCTTTTCATGCCCTTGTAGTCAATGATGATTTCATATTCGTCCCCATCGGTGAAATCGCTTATTTTTCTTGCAAATTCAGGGTCCTTTTTTAGAAATTCAATGATTCTGTTGTTGTAGTTGTCAAGATTGGTTTGACTCAGGTTGCTGTTAATCTTCAGGGAACTTAAAACATCAACAATACCGTTTATTCCATAATAATTTGACCTGCTGACATTTTTCTCATAATGGGGCATCTGCCTTATTCCCTTAATCGTAAGTTCAGTCGAATCAATCAATGGAAACAGATGAGGTCCCCAAACGTTAATTGCCTTTTCAGCCCTTGCACTTGCCAGTTTCTTATGGTCATGTTCATTCAAATCATCAATGGTCAAATCAGTGTTTAAAATACTGTAAAACAGATCCTCATCATATGGGTACAGTCCATCAACCTGCAGCCTCACATCAATCATATCCTCTATCGGTCTGATGTCCTCTTTCCAGTCCCATGGAAACTGCTTGTTGTCTGAATCCCACTGAAGATATGCCTCCTCCATAACTCCGTGGATGAATTCCCCAAACCATCTTTGAACAGGCCTTGAGGGTGGTAGGGTACCCTTGTTCTGGTAGCGGTACTGAAGATTGCAGTTTAAAAATGACAGCAAATCTCCGGTCAGGCTGTATTCGGGAATCATATATGCTTTTGATCTTGAAGGTAATTTCATTTTCTAACCTCATATTAAATATATCTCATTAAATCCAATGTAATTTTCATCTCTGCTCCATCCAAGCGCCACATTCGGAATATTGAAGTGGTCCTTTTTGCGAGAATATCCTTCTATTGCGGAGTTCAGTCCTACAAGTAACAGGACACTTTCCGCCCTTGAAAATGCAACAAAATACAGTCGTGTCAGGTCATCGAATGCACGGTCCTTTTCACTTCTCTCGGATTGTCCAAGTTCACTGTATTGACGTATGCTGTCTTCAATAGTGATGTTTTTAGGTTCCTTTTTAGGAAATCTCAGATGTCGGGTTTTAATATGGTTGTCATTGAATTTCGAACCCACATCAACAATAACCAATGGAAATTCCAATCCCTTTGACTGATGGATTGACAGGACATTCACCCTGTCATCAGGCAATGTGTCAAGCAGGGATTCGTCAATCTGTATTCCTCCGGTTGCAAGAGGTATGAATATGTTCCAGATTGCTTCAAGGATTGATTCCGTTTCAAGTTTCTTGTTTTCAAATGATATGTGTGAATAGTATTTGCTGAAGAATCCGGTTTGTGTAATGGACTTTGTAATCGCTTCAAGATATACTATTCCCTCAACGTCTTCCTGCAGTTCGTCAATCCATGTAATCAGCTTGTATGCAAGTTCCATAAGACTTGCCTTTTTGGGCCATTTGTCAACTCCTCTTGGAATTCTGTTCTGCCAGTAAAGGACGAATTGACTCAGGTTTATCGGTTCATGAGGTTCGGGGTTCAATTTTATATATTCGCGTGCCTTGACCCTCCATTTTGTCATGGTCACCTTTGCCAGATTAGGAATGCTTTTATCTGAAAGCTGAACTTTTCCTTCAGGGTCGATACATTCTAGAATCAATCCGCAGAATATCTCCACAATCTCGACTTTCTGAAGTTCTATTCCCCTTGGATTGAAGACCTCAATTGGTGTTCTTTGATTTTTAAGACTTTTTCTCAAATAGAATAGGAATGTGTTCTTTCCGAACTGCTGTTCTTTTGGGGAATAAGAAAGAATGGCAATGTCTGAGGCTGATCCGTATTCTGTGTCCAGCTTAAGTGTAATCCTTTCGATGCTTTTTCCCTGTCTTTCCCTTTCCGCATTCATCTGCTGCAGTTGGGCAATGTCAATGTCATTTAACTTGTTGAAGTAATCCTCATCAAGAACCTTGAGAACCTTAGGGCGGACCTCCCCCTCATTGATAAGTTTGGAAAGCAGCCTTGCAAGGTCATTTGAAAGCATCTTCACGTTGTTTCTGAACAGTCCCAATATGGGCATCTTGTCCTTTTCAAAATCAGGGGCTATGATTTTAGGCTTATTCTTAACCCTTGCATGCTGATATTCACCATCCAGTTCGACAAACCTGTTGCACAGGTTGATAATGTTTTCTGTTGAACGGTAATTTGTCTTTAGGTTGATTTCCTCTACATCAATTCCCAATTTTTCCTTTACCCTTTGCTTATAATTGGTAAACAGGTCAACTGTGGCTCCCCTAAAGCGATAAAGTGACTGGTCATCGTCACCTACAACTGTGATGTTTCCATTGTTTTTTATTGCGGATTCTGCAATTGTGAAGTAAATCTCTTCCTGAATCAGATTGGTGTCCTGGTATTCATCGATCAATACAAGGCGGACGTTGTCTAAAAATAGGTCCAGCTTTCCGTCTTTCAGGAATTTCAGGAATCTGGATTCAAGCATTGTGAAATCCATAGTGTTTCTGTTTTTAAGGATTTCTTCATATCTTTTGATGCATTTAAGAACAATCTGCATTCCTGTATCATGTTTGGCTTGTTGTAGCAATTCATCGACATCCAGTTTGTCCTGATATATTCTGTCCTTGATTTCAAGCAGTGTTCCACTCATTTTAGAAGGTTCATCAAGCTTTTCCTTACCTGTCAGGAATTTAAGATACTCCTGCAGGCTTTCATTCTTGTATAACTCATTTTCACTCAATACCTTTATCATGGCTGAATTGGCCACGAACTCTTCAATAACTATCGGATGATTTTGTCCTGGCTGTTTGTGCTGTCTCATTATCTCTTCAGCTAGTTTATCAATTGTACCTACATTGATTTGATTCAAATCGATTCTGATTATTTTCCCGATTGTATCGAAGTCATCGGTATCTTCAAGTATGTGGGTTTTTATTTCATCTCCCCAGCCAAGAATCCTGGAATAGAGTTCTTCTGCAGCTTTTCTTGTAAAAGTTGTTGCAAATATCTCATCAGGGTTAATGTCATCTACAAAAATGTATTTTAATATTTTCAAAACCATTACGGTGGTTTTTCCGCTTCCAGGTCCTGCTACTAAGAATAATGATTCGGTTGTTTTTGATAAAATTGCCTTTCTTTGGTCTTCGTTTGAAGAAATGTCCCTTTCAAGTACATTCACTATTATTTCTTCAAATTCCTTTTGTGAAATCATTTTTCACCTCTAATTTAATTTATTAATTCTTATAATTAATATATTAATTGAGAGAGCATTTGAAAACTGAATGTTCAATTTCGTTAGGTATTTTTTTTGAATACAAAAATTTTATAAATATTTATGGACATAATAAAACATATGGGAGAAAAATCTTCCATAATATGTATAAGTTAGAGGCAATTTTGCTTCTAACTAAATTCTTTTTAAACAATATTTCTCCAATTTTCATTTTCAAAGAGTAGTTACCAAATGCTCTCTCATTTGATTTAAATACTAATTAGATTAATATAGTATTATAATTAATTTTAGCTGATATTATGTCTGATGTGGAAAATATTGATATGTTTAAAAATGATGTAAGATATAGGGAAAACATTGCCCATATTGAGACAATACCAGCTAAAAAAGCTAGTTTTAAGAAAGTCGATAACTTAAATAAAAAGATAACTGATTATCTTGACTCAAAGGGTGTCAAACTATATGAACACCAGGCGGAAACATATGAGGCAATACAGGATGGTGAAAATGTCATCATCACCACTCCGACGGCTTCAGGAAAAACTTTGGCATTTAATCTTCCCATTATGGAGACAATGATTGAGGATGAGGATGCTACTGCACTTTATATTTATCCTGCAAAGGCATTGTCAAACGACCAGTTGCATGTTCTCGAAAACCTTGAAAATGAATTGAAAATCAAAATCAAGCCCCGAACCTATGATGGGGACACTCCAAGGGAGGACAAACGCGGAATACGTGAAAAGTCCAGAATTGTTCTGACAAATCCATATCAGCTGCATCTTATTCTGTCCTGGCATCACCAGTGGTCAAGGTTTTACAAGAACCTGAGATATATTGTCATCGATGAATCACACTACTACAAGGGTGTTTTCGGTTCAAATGTTGCATTTCTAATCAAGAGACTGAAAAGGATTGCAAACTTTTACGGATCATATCCTCAGTTCATTTTATCCTCTGCAACACTTGCAAATCCTCTGGAGCTTGCAAATCGTCTGACCGGTGAGGATTTCAAGCTTGTTGACAATGACACCTCACCAAGCGGTGAAAAGGACTTTATCCTATACAATCCATTCAAGAATTATGTCAGAAAGAAAATCAACACTCAGAACGCCCCTTCAGTTCACATGGAAACAGAAAACATATTCCTCTACATGATGCTTAAAAACATCCAGACATTATGCTTCACCGTTTCAAGAAAGACAACCGAACTGATAGCAATGTGGGCTAAAAATGACATGACACAAATCAAGGGTCAGCTTGCCCACAGGATAGCCGCATACCGTGCAGGTTATCAGGCATCTGAAAGGCGTGAGATTGAAGAGGGACTGAAAAGCGGAAAATATCTTGGAGTGACCTGTACCAATGCATTGGAATTGGGAATTAATATTGGGTCTCTTGATGCGGTTATCATTTCAGGATATCCCGGCACCATGATTTCAACATGGCAGCAGGCAGGAAGGGCAGGAAGAAGCAATCAGAAATCACTTGCAGTACTAATTGCCTTTGAAAATCAGCTTGACCAGTATTTCATGAACAATCCTAAATTCTTCTTTGACAAGGCTCATGAAAATGCCATCATCGACTTGACAAACCCTATTCTTCAGGAGGCTCATCTTCTGTGTGCGGCCAAGGAACTGCCTTTGCAGAGGGGTGAGGCGGAAAAGTACTTCAACATTTCACAGAATGTTGTTGATGAACTTGTATCCAAAAAGGATTTGCATGAAAACCATAAGGGAGATTTTATCTATCCTTATGATGACAATCCTGCAATGGACCATTCCCTTGATCAGATTTCTTCACAGGAATTCAAGGTAATGAACAATGGAAAGCTACTTGAAACAATGGAGAAGTCACAAGTATATCGTGAAGCCCATGAAGGTGCTATTTTAATCAATAAGGGGGACACTTATGTTGTCGACAGCGTAAGCTTTAAAAATGGCTTTGTAAATGTAACAAGAAAGGATGTGGACTATCATACTATGGTTTTAAACCAGACAGATATCAGCATCAAAAAGAAACTGTCCAAGACAAAGTACGGCAAGCTAAGCATCCATTTCGGTGAGCTTACAGTAAGCGAGGACTACTTCAAATACAAGAAGATGCAGTTTTCAAAGTCAGTGGGCACCTATCCGCTGGATTTACCTCCACTGAAGTTCAATACCAAGGGACTGTGGTTTACAATACCTAAGCAGGTAAAGGACACATTGGAAGACATGTTTCCAAATGAGGAGGAGGTATTCGCAGGAGGTCTGCATGGTGCCGAACATGCATTGATAGGTCTTTTCCCACTTCATACGATGTGTGACAGGTTCGATATTGGAGGTCTTTCAACCAATTATCATGAGGATACTCAGGAAGCAACCATTTTTATCTATGACGGTTATGAGGGAGGAATAGGTATCTGTGAAAAGGCTGTTGACGTATTTGTTGAGATGTTGGATTCAACAATAGACCTTTTAAACAACTGCCAATGTCAAAGCGGATGTCCTTCATGCATCTATTCTCCGAAATGCGGAAACGATAACAAGCCTTTGCACAAGAATGCAACCAAATATATCCTTGAATACATGAGGAAAATGATTTCTAAGGATGATTTGGAGGTTGAAGCTGAAGTCATTGTCGAAAATGAGATAATTCCTGATGAATTTGACGAAGCTTATGAACTGTATAAGAAAGGGGATTATTCCGCTTCAAAGGATGTCTTAAACAGTATCATCAGTAATGATAAAAACCATTCTAAGGCATTGGCTTTGATGGCTCAGATATTATATGAACAGGATCAAAAGGATATAGCGCTGATGTTTACCAAAAAGGCACTTTCATGTGACAGGTCTAATGAAATGGCAAATGAGCTTGAGGTTCTTCTTACAAACAAGCAACCAAAAGAGACTATTGAACTCAATTCATTGGATGACATTGATGTTCTTTATGAAGAGGCCTATGATCTGTATGAGCAGGGGGATTTGGCAACCTCATCTGACATACTGGAGAAACTTCTGGACTTTGATGATAAAAACTCAGATGCCTTGGCATTAATGGGTTTGATATATTATCACTCAGGCATCTTTCCAAAGGCTGTCGAATATTACAGAAAGGCATCAAAAATAAATAAAAATGGTGAAATGGTTCGTGAATTGAAGATGAGGGTTTCCTAGGGTGAGCCTGTAAATGGGCTGAAACCTTCCTGGAAGTGTTCGCATACATTTTCAAGCTCTTCAGGAATGTCTATTTTTTGGGTGCAGAAATCTATACATGTTCCGCAGAATGTACAGTTTTCAGCAGGCACCTTTTCGAGGGCCAGTTTGTCATAGTATAATCTGTATATGTTTGACTCCGGCTGATTTTTATGGGTATTGTAGAGGTGGAAATATTCAGGAATTGGAATTTCCTCTGGGCATTCCTTCAGGCAATATCCGCATTCGCTGCATGGCACCGCCAGATTTTCCTTAAGTTTCAATGCCATTTCGGATAAAAACTCATTCTCCTCATCACTTATCACTTCAAAATTCTCAAAGGTGTTGCAGTTGTCCTCCAAATCACTCATTTTGCTCATGCCGCATAAAACCATTTTGACATGTTCAAGTGACGCGCAGAACCTTATGGCAAAACTTGCAACTGATTTGTCCGGATTGAATTTTTTGAATTCCTGGTTGATTTCATCGGATTGGTTTACGATAACCCCTCCCTTAAGGGGTTCCATCACGTAAACGTCAATTCCATGTTTTACGCATAAATCATAACACTTGCGGGATTGGATTGAGGTATCCTCCCAGTCGAGGTAGTTAAGCTCCAGCTGGACAATGTCGATTAAATCCCCGTATTTCTCAAGGACCTTTTCAAGCAGGCTTGCATGGTCATGAAAGCTGAAACCGATCTTTCGTGCAATCCCATCCTCTTTCATCTTTTTTATAAATTCAAATGAGTCATGCTTTTCTGCCAGTTTGAACCATGGTGTATTAATGTTATGGATGAACAGAACGTCAAAATAATCGATTCCCAGTCTTTCAAGCATTTCTTTTGTAAACTTTTCATTGTCATCTTTGCTTGTCAGAGCCCATGTTGGAATCTTGTCACATATCTTGAATGATTCACGTGGGTATCTCTCCACAACGGCCTTTCTTATTGCAATTTCACTCATTCCGTTGTGATATGCATATGATGTATCGAAATAGTTAAAGCCTTTTTCCATATATATGTCAACCATCTGGTTGAATAATTCTTGATTTATTGATGTTGGGTCGTTTTTATCGGTTTGTGGAAGTCTCATGCAACCGAAACCGAATTTGGATTTGTAAGTCATAATAATTGTCTCCTTTAACTATTATTTATATAAGAATATTATTTAAATGTTGTTAATATCAACAATTATGGATAATCATTATTGACCTTTAAGTTAAATCCAGACCAATTTATTTTTTTAATATTAAAAGTATTACTTACAAATGACTACAATAGTAAATACTTTTATTAATAAAAAATACTAAAATTATAATATTAATATTTAATTTAGGAGTAGTAAAATGCACGAATTATCTATGGCTCAAGGCATTATAAATGCAGTTCTTGAAACTGCAGAGGCAAATAATGCAACTGAAGTTAATGAAGTTGCCGTTGAAGTTGGAAGATTGGCTATGATAAATCCTGAACAGTTGGAATTCATATTGGGAATTTTGATTGAAAACACTATCATGGAAGATGCGGAAATTAAATTTGAAGAGATTCCTGCAGAGATTAAATGTCATGAATGTGATTTTCAGGGTGAGGCCATTCTGGATGACAGTGATCATTACGCTCCACTTGTTAAATGTCCTGAATGTGACAGTTTAAATGTAGAAACCTTAAACGGTAAAGATATTGTTGTTAAAAATATTGTTATAGAAAAACCTGATGACAGTTAAGGAGATGAAAATATGCACCAAGTAGCTGATGTGGAAGTAGCAAAAAATATTATGGATGCTAATAAAAGGTTAGCAAACAAAAACTTGAAAAATTTAGAGGAAAAGGATATCTTCTGTGTTGATTTTGTAGGAGCAATCGGTTCCGGAAAAACAACACTTGTAGAGGAAATCATTGACAATACTGATTATAAGATTGGTGTTTTGGCAGGAGATGTAATCTCCAAATTCGATGCAGGACGTATAGAAAAGCATGATGTTCCTGTTGTAGGTTTAAATACAGGTAAAGAATGTCACTTAGATGCACACCTTGTCGGTCATGGACTTGAAGACCTGCCATTGGATGACCTTGACATGGTAATAATTGAAAATGTAGGAAACCTCATTTGTCCTGTTGACTTTGATTTAGGTTCACACTTAAGAATCGTTGTCGTCAGTGTAACTGAAGGTGACGATACCGTTGAAAAACATCCAATCATATTCCAGACATCTGATGTGGTCGTAATCAATAAGGTTGACCTTGCGGATGCAGTTGGAGCAGATGCAGACAAGATGGTTGCAGACGCTCAAAGATTAAACCCTAACGTTAAGGTTATCAAATCCAGCCTTAAACAGGGAATTGGACTTGATGAAATCATCAAAGTAATTGAAGATGCAATGAATTAGATTTATTTGGGTGGTATGATGAAGATATGGATTGATATTTCAAATGCGCCTCATGTAAGGTTCTTTAAGGATGTAATCAAATACCTTGAGGCTGAAGGTGAGGATGTCATTGTCACAGCAAGGCAATTTGGTGATATCCATAAGCTGCTTGATATGTATGATATTGATTTCATTTCCGTTGGAAAACATGGGGTAAGTCTATATGACAAGCTCCGCGAGAGTACACAGAGAGTATACAATCTTGTAGACATTATTCATGGTGAAAGGGTTGATGTCGCCCTTAGCAAGCATTCCATTGAACTTCCAAGAATTTCTTTCGGTCTTGGAATTCCAAGCTTGTATGTTCTTGACAATGAAAAGGCCTTGGCTGCCAATAAGCTTACACTCCCGCTATGTGACAGAATCATCGCTCCAAACAGCATAGATTTCTGGCAACTGATGAAATTCGGTGCAGATCCAAACACTATCATTCCATATAACGGTACCTCTGAACTGATGCATTTTAAAAGCTTTGAATATAACGATAACATTTTTGAAGATTTAAATCTGGATTTAAAACATTCAAAAACCATACTTATGAGGCCTGAACCTTCATTGGCATCATATCTTGATGTTGACTGCAGAAAGTCAGTCCTCTCACCTATCGTTGACGAGTTAAAGAATATTGCCAACATATTGATTCTTCCAAGATTCAAGGAACAGTCCGAGATATTTGAGGGAATTGAAAACGTTTCAATACTAAAACCTCCAGTTGATACATCAAGTATCATCAAGAAATGTGACCTTGTAATCGGTGCCGGAGGAACTATGAACAGGGAAGCTGCAATCCTTCAGACTCCTGTCATTTCATGCTATCCTGGTGAAACATTGTCCGTTGACCAGTATTACATCAACAAAGGCTTGATGTACAGGTCAAACAATCCAGATGATGTTATTGAAAAGGCACTCGATTTAATTGTCAATCCTGGTGAAAAAATTGAGATTGAAACCGATGATTTGTTCCAGGTGATAATTGACAATTTATATGATTTGGCCAAAAATGGTAAATAGTTTTTTATACTAATACATTCATATAATAATAATGTACTTTATTTTTTGGGCTGGTAGCTCAGATGGTAGATCGTCGCCTTGGCATGGCGGAGGCCCCGGGTTCAAATCCCGGTCAGTCCATTTTTTAAATAAATGAATTTGTGATTATAATATGTTGTTAATTGCTCAAAACCACTTACAATTAATTGTAGAAGTAGGAATAATGCTATTTGTTACAATGGTATTTGCTCTTAACCTGATTCCATTATCACTCAGTGTCGTAACCTTTTTATCATTGTTTCTCATGGGAGGTTTCACACTTATTTTTGGAGCGGACATTGCTCTTTTGGTAATTTCTTCAAGTCAGGCAGAGTTTACACACCCGTTCGGTCCGATAGCATTGTTAGGTACTGTTGCAGCTTTAGCATCGCTGAAGGTGATGAAGGAATCGGGCGTTGATATACGGCCGCTTAGACGTTTTGTAATTTTATTTTTAATAGGTATCACTGTATTCGGTGGATTGATGCA
It includes:
- a CDS encoding DEAD/DEAH box helicase; this translates as MSDVENIDMFKNDVRYRENIAHIETIPAKKASFKKVDNLNKKITDYLDSKGVKLYEHQAETYEAIQDGENVIITTPTASGKTLAFNLPIMETMIEDEDATALYIYPAKALSNDQLHVLENLENELKIKIKPRTYDGDTPREDKRGIREKSRIVLTNPYQLHLILSWHHQWSRFYKNLRYIVIDESHYYKGVFGSNVAFLIKRLKRIANFYGSYPQFILSSATLANPLELANRLTGEDFKLVDNDTSPSGEKDFILYNPFKNYVRKKINTQNAPSVHMETENIFLYMMLKNIQTLCFTVSRKTTELIAMWAKNDMTQIKGQLAHRIAAYRAGYQASERREIEEGLKSGKYLGVTCTNALELGINIGSLDAVIISGYPGTMISTWQQAGRAGRSNQKSLAVLIAFENQLDQYFMNNPKFFFDKAHENAIIDLTNPILQEAHLLCAAKELPLQRGEAEKYFNISQNVVDELVSKKDLHENHKGDFIYPYDDNPAMDHSLDQISSQEFKVMNNGKLLETMEKSQVYREAHEGAILINKGDTYVVDSVSFKNGFVNVTRKDVDYHTMVLNQTDISIKKKLSKTKYGKLSIHFGELTVSEDYFKYKKMQFSKSVGTYPLDLPPLKFNTKGLWFTIPKQVKDTLEDMFPNEEEVFAGGLHGAEHALIGLFPLHTMCDRFDIGGLSTNYHEDTQEATIFIYDGYEGGIGICEKAVDVFVEMLDSTIDLLNNCQCQSGCPSCIYSPKCGNDNKPLHKNATKYILEYMRKMISKDDLEVEAEVIVENEIIPDEFDEAYELYKKGDYSASKDVLNSIISNDKNHSKALALMAQILYEQDQKDIALMFTKKALSCDRSNEMANELEVLLTNKQPKETIELNSLDDIDVLYEEAYDLYEQGDLATSSDILEKLLDFDDKNSDALALMGLIYYHSGIFPKAVEYYRKASKINKNGEMVRELKMRVS
- a CDS encoding DUF354 domain-containing protein — translated: MKIWIDISNAPHVRFFKDVIKYLEAEGEDVIVTARQFGDIHKLLDMYDIDFISVGKHGVSLYDKLRESTQRVYNLVDIIHGERVDVALSKHSIELPRISFGLGIPSLYVLDNEKALAANKLTLPLCDRIIAPNSIDFWQLMKFGADPNTIIPYNGTSELMHFKSFEYNDNIFEDLNLDLKHSKTILMRPEPSLASYLDVDCRKSVLSPIVDELKNIANILILPRFKEQSEIFEGIENVSILKPPVDTSSIIKKCDLVIGAGGTMNREAAILQTPVISCYPGETLSVDQYYINKGLMYRSNNPDDVIEKALDLIVNPGEKIEIETDDLFQVIIDNLYDLAKNGK
- a CDS encoding PD-(D/E)XK nuclease family protein, whose protein sequence is MKLPSRSKAYMIPEYSLTGDLLSFLNCNLQYRYQNKGTLPPSRPVQRWFGEFIHGVMEEAYLQWDSDNKQFPWDWKEDIRPIEDMIDVRLQVDGLYPYDEDLFYSILNTDLTIDDLNEHDHKKLASARAEKAINVWGPHLFPLIDSTELTIKGIRQMPHYEKNVSRSNYYGINGIVDVLSSLKINSNLSQTNLDNYNNRIIEFLKKDPEFARKISDFTDGDEYEIIIDYKGMKRPAAESPDRINNPWENHEQQILTYSWLRKQQEDAKPIFAGIIFYLNELVPSKEDLLLIQDEIAHDLTDDEIDYSQFVDDVERIMNWNEDEKAPELSDEFKIARSIRIINIDDALIDESLDKFDKVVFDIESSLIQEIKGCKIQDAWKGESDERTCKACDFKTFCKNNSVKTKDIKIP
- a CDS encoding DEAD/DEAH box helicase, whose translation is MISQKEFEEIIVNVLERDISSNEDQRKAILSKTTESLFLVAGPGSGKTTVMVLKILKYIFVDDINPDEIFATTFTRKAAEELYSRILGWGDEIKTHILEDTDDFDTIGKIIRIDLNQINVGTIDKLAEEIMRQHKQPGQNHPIVIEEFVANSAMIKVLSENELYKNESLQEYLKFLTGKEKLDEPSKMSGTLLEIKDRIYQDKLDVDELLQQAKHDTGMQIVLKCIKRYEEILKNRNTMDFTMLESRFLKFLKDGKLDLFLDNVRLVLIDEYQDTNLIQEEIYFTIAESAIKNNGNITVVGDDDQSLYRFRGATVDLFTNYKQRVKEKLGIDVEEINLKTNYRSTENIINLCNRFVELDGEYQHARVKNKPKIIAPDFEKDKMPILGLFRNNVKMLSNDLARLLSKLINEGEVRPKVLKVLDEDYFNKLNDIDIAQLQQMNAERERQGKSIERITLKLDTEYGSASDIAILSYSPKEQQFGKNTFLFYLRKSLKNQRTPIEVFNPRGIELQKVEIVEIFCGLILECIDPEGKVQLSDKSIPNLAKVTMTKWRVKAREYIKLNPEPHEPINLSQFVLYWQNRIPRGVDKWPKKASLMELAYKLITWIDELQEDVEGIVYLEAITKSITQTGFFSKYYSHISFENKKLETESILEAIWNIFIPLATGGIQIDESLLDTLPDDRVNVLSIHQSKGLEFPLVIVDVGSKFNDNHIKTRHLRFPKKEPKNITIEDSIRQYSELGQSERSEKDRAFDDLTRLYFVAFSRAESVLLLVGLNSAIEGYSRKKDHFNIPNVALGWSRDENYIGFNEIYLI
- a CDS encoding aldo/keto reductase, which encodes MTYKSKFGFGCMRLPQTDKNDPTSINQELFNQMVDIYMEKGFNYFDTSYAYHNGMSEIAIRKAVVERYPRESFKICDKIPTWALTSKDDNEKFTKEMLERLGIDYFDVLFIHNINTPWFKLAEKHDSFEFIKKMKEDGIARKIGFSFHDHASLLEKVLEKYGDLIDIVQLELNYLDWEDTSIQSRKCYDLCVKHGIDVYVMEPLKGGVIVNQSDEINQEFKKFNPDKSVASFAIRFCASLEHVKMVLCGMSKMSDLEDNCNTFENFEVISDEENEFLSEMALKLKENLAVPCSECGYCLKECPEEIPIPEYFHLYNTHKNQPESNIYRLYYDKLALEKVPAENCTFCGTCIDFCTQKIDIPEELENVCEHFQEGFSPFTGSP
- the hypB gene encoding hydrogenase nickel incorporation protein HypB; the encoded protein is MHQVADVEVAKNIMDANKRLANKNLKNLEEKDIFCVDFVGAIGSGKTTLVEEIIDNTDYKIGVLAGDVISKFDAGRIEKHDVPVVGLNTGKECHLDAHLVGHGLEDLPLDDLDMVIIENVGNLICPVDFDLGSHLRIVVVSVTEGDDTVEKHPIIFQTSDVVVINKVDLADAVGADADKMVADAQRLNPNVKVIKSSLKQGIGLDEIIKVIEDAMN
- the hypA gene encoding hydrogenase maturation nickel metallochaperone HypA, whose amino-acid sequence is MHELSMAQGIINAVLETAEANNATEVNEVAVEVGRLAMINPEQLEFILGILIENTIMEDAEIKFEEIPAEIKCHECDFQGEAILDDSDHYAPLVKCPECDSLNVETLNGKDIVVKNIVIEKPDDS